Proteins from one Nakamurella multipartita DSM 44233 genomic window:
- a CDS encoding Rv1355c family protein, with protein sequence MTASTSVDPSADAVAWSAVVLREDEPDDRARLAELSADPGVVVLDHSDRVQHELAALTPELSPEGLAESRRWVWYPWRRTLASLPGPITFRRLRLDRNRNKITAAEQDRFSGLTIGIVGLSVGHSIAHTIALEGLCGRLRLADFDTIELSNLNRIPSTVLDIGVNKAVAASRRIAELDPYLPIEVFTDGLQEANLGQFLDGLDLLVEECDSLDVKVRVREEARARGIPVVMETSDRGLFDVERFDREPDRPLLHGLLGEIGSQSLRGLSTHDKAPHVMRILQSDALSARMAASMVEIDRTVSTWPQLGGDVQLGGATVAAAIRRLGRGEELPSGRVRVDLDKVLDTLGDHALPDTAPAPSDDDDGILGRPPEQAAQAVVHAIRLAPSGGNVQPWSLRVEGDRVDVLLARERTSAMDVQFRGSYVGIGAAQFNAEVAAARHGRPACVRQFPQGPGSDLVLSIDLREGPVDPELARLYPAMLARCTNRGFGRRRPFDADAVASFQRQAVAIGSRLHLISDPAGVSAIADILAESDRIRYLTPVLHQQMMSELRWPEEVGDNLGIDVSTLDLDTTDLAKLGVARRSDVMDYLARWQGGAALGDTTRDRVNASSAVAVLTVAGDTPSDYLRGGRALALLWTRANQCGLAVHPVSPVFLFARDEQDRAGLSAEFTDELTDLQARFAATVGLPAAEAPVLVVRVSHDVAPAARSRRLSDAAVLLASTPPTEGEQLR encoded by the coding sequence ATGACCGCGAGTACGTCCGTCGACCCATCGGCCGACGCGGTGGCCTGGTCGGCGGTGGTCCTGCGGGAGGACGAGCCGGACGACCGCGCCCGCCTGGCCGAGCTGTCGGCCGATCCCGGCGTGGTCGTGCTCGACCACTCCGACCGGGTGCAGCACGAGCTGGCCGCGCTGACCCCGGAGCTGAGCCCGGAGGGACTGGCCGAATCCCGACGGTGGGTCTGGTACCCCTGGCGGCGCACCCTGGCCTCGCTGCCCGGGCCGATCACCTTTCGGCGGCTACGGCTGGACCGAAATCGCAACAAGATCACCGCGGCCGAACAGGACCGCTTCTCCGGATTGACCATCGGAATTGTCGGGTTGAGCGTCGGGCATTCGATCGCGCACACCATCGCCCTGGAGGGCCTGTGCGGCCGGCTGCGGCTGGCCGATTTCGACACCATCGAACTGTCGAATCTCAATCGAATTCCGTCGACGGTGTTGGACATTGGTGTCAACAAAGCCGTCGCGGCCAGCCGACGCATTGCCGAGCTCGACCCCTACCTGCCGATCGAGGTCTTCACCGACGGTCTCCAGGAAGCGAATCTGGGGCAGTTCCTCGACGGCCTCGATCTGCTGGTCGAGGAGTGCGATTCGTTGGACGTCAAGGTGCGGGTCCGGGAAGAAGCCCGGGCCCGTGGCATTCCGGTCGTCATGGAAACCAGCGACCGCGGGTTGTTCGACGTGGAGCGATTCGACCGCGAGCCCGATCGCCCGCTGCTGCACGGCCTGCTGGGCGAGATCGGCTCGCAGTCGCTGCGCGGCCTGTCCACCCACGACAAGGCCCCGCACGTCATGCGCATCCTGCAGAGCGACGCGCTGTCCGCCCGGATGGCCGCCTCCATGGTCGAGATCGACCGGACGGTGTCCACCTGGCCGCAGCTGGGCGGCGACGTCCAGCTGGGCGGGGCCACGGTGGCGGCCGCGATCCGGCGGCTGGGCCGGGGCGAGGAGCTGCCGTCCGGACGGGTCCGGGTCGACCTGGACAAGGTGCTGGACACCCTGGGCGACCACGCGCTGCCGGATACGGCGCCGGCACCGTCCGACGATGACGACGGGATCCTCGGCCGGCCGCCCGAGCAGGCCGCTCAGGCCGTCGTGCACGCGATCCGGTTGGCCCCCTCGGGCGGGAACGTGCAGCCATGGTCACTGCGGGTCGAGGGCGATCGGGTCGACGTCCTGTTGGCCCGGGAGCGCACGTCGGCGATGGACGTGCAGTTCCGCGGCAGCTACGTCGGGATCGGCGCCGCCCAGTTCAACGCCGAGGTCGCCGCCGCCCGCCACGGTCGGCCGGCCTGCGTCCGGCAGTTCCCGCAGGGACCTGGATCCGACCTGGTGCTGTCCATCGATCTGCGGGAGGGCCCGGTCGATCCGGAGCTCGCCCGGCTGTACCCGGCCATGCTCGCCCGCTGCACCAACCGCGGGTTCGGCCGGCGCCGACCGTTCGACGCCGACGCCGTCGCCTCCTTCCAGCGGCAGGCCGTCGCCATCGGATCGCGACTGCACCTGATCAGCGATCCGGCGGGCGTGTCGGCGATCGCGGACATCCTGGCCGAGTCCGACCGCATCCGGTACCTCACGCCGGTGCTGCATCAGCAGATGATGAGCGAGCTGCGCTGGCCGGAGGAGGTCGGCGACAACCTGGGGATCGACGTGTCCACCCTGGACCTGGACACCACCGACCTGGCCAAGCTGGGCGTGGCCCGACGATCCGACGTGATGGACTACCTCGCCCGCTGGCAGGGCGGTGCGGCCCTGGGTGACACCACCAGGGACCGGGTGAACGCCAGTTCCGCGGTGGCCGTCCTGACCGTGGCCGGCGACACCCCGAGCGACTACCTGCGCGGCGGACGCGCGCTCGCGCTGCTGTGGACCCGGGCCAACCAGTGCGGCCTGGCCGTACACCCGGTCTCGCCCGTGTTCCTGTTCGCGCGCGACGAGCAGGACCGCGCCGGACTGTCCGCCGAGTTCACCGACGAGCTGACCGATCTGCAGGCCCGCTTCGCCGCGACGGTCGGGCTGCCGGCGGCGGAGGCCCCGGTGCTGGTGGTTCGAGTGAGCCATGACGTCGCGCCGGCCGCGCGAAGCCGACGACTGAGCGATGCGGCCGTGCTGCTGGCCTCCACGCCGCCGACCGAAGGGGAGCAGTTGCGATGA
- a CDS encoding TPM domain-containing protein: MTAPPASAEPPFRLPNQITDQVGALTGSDRTDVQTALDQLSAEENIDLYVVYVDTFDEPSAAVDWAAQTWQTSDLGANQMLLAVATGGRAYAVHVPNNFKISDAQLQQVATTQIQPELRNDDWAGAAIAAANGYRDALGGGSSTVWWWIAGAIVVVGAGGYLIYRRRAKAGAGSGPAGPAGAPGQPAEPLEPLEALSARSVQVLIDTDNAVRASEFELSAAESDFGHDAVAQFRVAFDSARESLTQAFEIRQKVDDDQPEDDATKRAMMNDIIDRCAQASATLDAQSDRFDELRGLRSRLPQVLAELPGTIDSLQARMPAAASTLQRLQQQFSPTALATVAANVEQAGERLQFARVSLDQARQQAAGSTPATSTLPLPGQPPATATPPAAAVLAAGAAQEAADQARTLLDAIDRMAADLATATTQLTGAISAVDQELAAVRAALDSATAGANEASIRAQLDQIQAILSVARSPQGAADPMTALHKVEEADLALDGILASTRSAQQQEQRSQAALGQALPTARAEVAAAEDFVNTRRGAVGSQARTRLAEAKRHLANAEAGTGGAAAAASEAQQAAALAREAADLAQRDVNGFGGGGFGGGQRGGNSGLAGAVLGGIVLDAVLNSGRRGRGGGGWGGGFGGGGYRGGGGGFGGGGGGFGGGGGAGSGHSGGSGRF, translated from the coding sequence TTGACCGCACCACCCGCCAGCGCCGAACCTCCGTTCCGGCTGCCCAACCAGATCACCGACCAGGTCGGGGCCCTCACCGGGTCCGACCGCACCGACGTGCAGACGGCCCTGGACCAGCTCTCGGCCGAGGAGAACATCGACCTGTACGTGGTCTACGTCGATACCTTCGACGAGCCGAGCGCGGCCGTCGACTGGGCCGCCCAGACCTGGCAGACCTCCGACCTGGGCGCCAATCAGATGCTGCTGGCCGTGGCCACCGGTGGTCGGGCCTATGCGGTGCACGTGCCGAACAACTTCAAGATCTCCGACGCCCAGCTGCAGCAGGTCGCGACCACGCAGATCCAGCCCGAGCTGCGCAACGACGACTGGGCCGGCGCGGCCATCGCCGCCGCCAACGGCTACCGGGACGCACTGGGCGGCGGCTCCTCGACCGTCTGGTGGTGGATCGCCGGCGCCATCGTGGTCGTCGGGGCCGGCGGGTACCTGATCTACCGGCGCCGAGCCAAGGCCGGCGCCGGCTCCGGGCCAGCCGGTCCGGCGGGTGCCCCGGGGCAGCCCGCGGAGCCGCTCGAGCCGTTGGAGGCCCTGTCGGCGCGCAGCGTGCAGGTCCTCATCGACACCGACAATGCCGTGCGGGCCAGCGAATTCGAGCTCAGCGCAGCCGAGAGCGACTTCGGCCACGACGCCGTCGCGCAGTTTCGGGTCGCGTTCGACTCGGCCCGCGAGTCGCTCACTCAGGCCTTCGAAATCCGGCAGAAGGTTGACGACGACCAGCCCGAGGACGACGCCACCAAACGCGCCATGATGAACGACATCATCGACCGGTGCGCCCAGGCCTCGGCGACGCTGGACGCGCAGAGCGATCGCTTCGACGAGCTGCGGGGGCTGCGATCCCGGCTGCCGCAGGTGCTGGCCGAGCTGCCCGGCACGATCGACTCCCTGCAGGCGCGGATGCCGGCTGCCGCATCGACCCTGCAGCGGCTGCAGCAGCAGTTCTCGCCGACCGCACTGGCCACCGTGGCGGCCAACGTCGAGCAGGCCGGTGAGCGGTTGCAGTTCGCCCGGGTCAGCCTGGACCAGGCGCGCCAACAGGCGGCCGGATCGACCCCGGCCACCAGCACCCTGCCGCTGCCCGGTCAGCCGCCGGCGACGGCCACGCCCCCGGCGGCCGCGGTGTTGGCCGCCGGTGCGGCTCAGGAGGCGGCCGACCAGGCCCGGACCCTGCTGGACGCCATCGACCGGATGGCCGCCGATCTGGCCACCGCGACCACGCAGCTGACCGGCGCGATCAGCGCGGTCGATCAGGAGCTGGCCGCGGTCCGGGCGGCGCTCGATTCCGCGACCGCCGGGGCCAACGAGGCCTCGATCCGGGCTCAGCTCGACCAGATTCAGGCCATCCTGTCGGTCGCCCGTTCCCCCCAAGGCGCGGCCGACCCGATGACCGCCCTGCACAAGGTCGAAGAGGCCGACCTCGCTCTGGACGGCATCCTGGCCAGCACCCGCAGCGCCCAGCAACAGGAGCAGCGCAGCCAGGCGGCGCTGGGCCAGGCGCTGCCGACCGCCCGGGCCGAGGTGGCGGCGGCCGAGGACTTCGTGAACACCCGCCGCGGCGCGGTCGGGAGCCAGGCCCGCACCCGGCTGGCCGAGGCGAAGCGGCACCTCGCCAATGCCGAAGCCGGCACCGGCGGCGCCGCGGCCGCGGCGTCCGAGGCCCAGCAAGCGGCCGCCCTGGCCCGGGAGGCCGCCGATCTGGCCCAGCGAGACGTGAACGGCTTCGGGGGTGGCGGTTTCGGCGGTGGGCAGCGCGGCGGCAACAGCGGGCTGGCCGGCGCCGTCCTTGGCGGCATCGTGCTGGACGCCGTGCTCAACTCGGGCCGACGCGGTCGTGGGGGCGGCGGCTGGGGCGGGGGCTTCGGTGGCGGCGGCTACCGTGGTGGCGGCGGTGGTTTCGGCGGTGGCGGCGGTGGTTTCGGCGGCGGCGGTGGCGCCGGGTCCGGGCACAGTGGGGGCAGCGGCCGCTTCTGA
- a CDS encoding nucleoside-diphosphate sugar epimerase/dehydratase — protein sequence MLLFDSTVWVLAVGFAAVARMDFQFVQVGWPSTMVLAAICVVTFAIVGWISRLHEGRAPLGSLDETIRLASAVLCVGVAVYLANLLFLHLVPRSVPLIATLVAVIVMAWGRALVRAIRDSWSITDTAGRGQPVLVIGAGDGGRQLIRSMRRDPASRWSPVGILDDDRHKRHLRIDGVPVLGTIAELATVAHESDVSTVVVAIPSAPASLLQDISNQAADAQLTVKILPGVEELLGGRAGIKDVRDINIPDLLGRRQIDTDVAAIAGYLTGQRVLVTGAGGSIGSELCRQISRWSPAHLIMLDRDESALHAVQLSIEGRALLDSSDIILADIRDRDRIMGIFREHRPQVVFHAAALKHLPMLEQYPAEAVKTNIWGTQTVLEAAAAVDVERFVNISTDKAANPVSVLGYSKRIAEGLTAAMAVRATGTYLSVRFGNVLGSRGSVLTAFAAQIAAGGPVTVTHPDVTRFFMTVNEAVQLVIQAAVLGHDGEALVLDMGEAVRIDAMARQLIALSKQDIAVEYTGLRDGEKMHEDLLGHDEPDLRPMHPLVSHVDVPPLVSDHLVPIDIAQPATITNALGALCTAMTRNKEIICDDELLPR from the coding sequence TTGCTCCTGTTCGACTCGACGGTCTGGGTATTGGCCGTCGGGTTCGCTGCCGTTGCCCGGATGGACTTCCAGTTCGTTCAGGTCGGTTGGCCATCGACGATGGTGCTCGCCGCCATCTGTGTCGTGACATTTGCGATCGTGGGGTGGATCTCGCGTCTGCATGAAGGCCGCGCCCCGCTTGGCAGCCTGGACGAGACGATCCGGCTGGCCTCTGCCGTGCTGTGCGTCGGGGTCGCCGTTTACTTGGCCAACCTGCTCTTTCTGCACCTCGTCCCGCGATCGGTGCCACTGATTGCAACGCTGGTGGCGGTCATTGTGATGGCGTGGGGGCGGGCCCTCGTGCGGGCCATCCGCGACAGTTGGAGCATCACCGATACGGCCGGGCGCGGGCAGCCGGTGCTGGTGATCGGTGCCGGTGACGGCGGACGGCAGCTAATCAGGTCGATGCGTCGGGATCCAGCGTCGCGGTGGTCACCGGTTGGGATCCTCGACGACGATCGACACAAGCGGCACCTGCGCATCGACGGTGTTCCGGTCCTGGGCACGATTGCCGAGTTGGCGACCGTGGCCCACGAAAGTGATGTGTCGACGGTCGTTGTGGCCATCCCCAGCGCGCCGGCCTCACTGCTGCAGGACATCTCCAATCAAGCAGCGGACGCCCAGCTGACGGTCAAGATCTTGCCCGGCGTGGAGGAGTTGCTCGGTGGACGGGCCGGGATCAAAGATGTCCGCGATATCAACATCCCCGACCTGCTCGGTCGCCGCCAGATCGACACGGACGTCGCCGCCATCGCCGGCTACCTGACCGGCCAACGGGTGTTGGTGACTGGGGCCGGCGGCTCGATCGGATCGGAACTGTGCCGTCAGATCAGCCGGTGGAGCCCGGCCCACCTCATCATGCTGGACCGGGATGAATCCGCGCTGCACGCGGTGCAGTTGTCGATCGAAGGCCGAGCCCTGCTCGATTCCAGCGACATCATTCTGGCCGACATCCGGGATCGCGACCGGATCATGGGCATCTTCCGGGAGCATCGTCCCCAGGTCGTCTTTCACGCCGCGGCCCTCAAGCACCTGCCCATGTTGGAGCAGTACCCGGCCGAGGCCGTCAAGACCAACATCTGGGGTACCCAGACCGTGCTCGAGGCGGCCGCCGCCGTCGACGTCGAACGATTCGTCAATATCTCCACCGACAAGGCAGCGAATCCGGTCAGCGTGCTGGGCTACTCCAAACGGATCGCCGAGGGCCTCACGGCGGCCATGGCCGTGCGGGCCACTGGCACCTACCTCAGCGTTCGCTTCGGCAACGTCTTGGGTAGCCGCGGTTCGGTGCTCACCGCGTTCGCCGCGCAGATTGCCGCCGGCGGTCCCGTCACGGTCACCCACCCCGACGTCACTCGGTTCTTCATGACCGTCAACGAGGCCGTTCAGTTGGTGATTCAGGCCGCTGTGCTCGGGCACGACGGCGAGGCCCTCGTCCTCGACATGGGAGAGGCGGTGCGCATCGACGCCATGGCCCGGCAGCTCATCGCGCTGTCCAAGCAGGACATCGCGGTCGAGTACACCGGGCTCAGGGACGGCGAAAAGATGCATGAAGATTTGCTGGGCCATGACGAGCCGGACCTGCGCCCCATGCATCCCCTTGTCTCCCATGTCGATGTCCCCCCGCTAGTTTCCGACCACCTTGTTCCTATCGACATAGCCCAACCCGCCACGATTACCAACGCTCTTGGCGCTCTATGCACCGCAATGACAAGAAACAAGGAGATTATCTGCGATGACGAACTCCTCCCACGCTGA
- a CDS encoding nucleotide sugar dehydrogenase, producing the protein MTNSSHADHLQDRLLARSASIGIIGQGYVGLPLALLFAESGLSVIGLDTDDAKVQCLNAGRSFIKHIGPDRIREAVESGAYRATGNFDELAECDAILICVPTPLGRHREPDNSYIHATGREIATRLKAGQLIVLESTTYPGTTAQELQPILEEGSGLSCGTDFFLAFSPEREDPGRGDYNTRTIPKVVGGVDTISTKLAVAMYSIAITKVVPVSSAAVAESAKLLENIFRSVNIALVNELKTVFDAMDIDVWEVIEAAKTKPFGYMPFYPGPGLGGHCIPLDPFFLSWKAAEHGRWARFIELAGEINTSMPAWVVSKTAAALNDHGKSVKNSKILVLGLAYKPNVDDDRESPSYELISELSSRGALVDYCDPYFPRTAPTRKWNLGLESVALSNETLRSYDAVVVATAHEEFKDQTLYAGVPLVIDTRNIVLSQGSADVDMTLVKA; encoded by the coding sequence ATGACGAACTCCTCCCACGCTGATCACTTGCAAGACCGGCTACTCGCGCGATCGGCCTCCATCGGGATCATCGGCCAAGGCTATGTGGGTCTGCCTCTTGCCCTTCTATTCGCCGAGTCCGGCTTATCAGTGATTGGCCTCGATACCGACGACGCCAAGGTGCAATGTCTGAACGCTGGCCGCTCGTTCATCAAGCACATTGGACCTGACCGGATACGCGAGGCCGTCGAGAGCGGTGCATACCGCGCGACCGGGAACTTCGATGAACTGGCCGAGTGCGATGCTATTCTGATCTGTGTGCCGACTCCCCTGGGGCGCCATCGCGAGCCGGACAACTCCTACATCCACGCGACCGGACGCGAGATTGCCACCCGACTCAAAGCCGGCCAACTGATCGTTCTGGAATCGACAACGTATCCGGGCACGACCGCCCAGGAACTTCAGCCGATCCTGGAAGAAGGTTCGGGACTGAGCTGCGGCACAGACTTCTTCCTGGCGTTCTCGCCGGAGCGTGAAGACCCCGGACGTGGTGACTACAACACCCGCACGATCCCGAAGGTCGTTGGTGGTGTCGACACGATATCGACCAAGCTTGCCGTCGCCATGTATTCCATAGCTATCACCAAGGTTGTACCCGTCTCGTCGGCGGCTGTTGCCGAATCGGCGAAGCTGTTGGAGAACATCTTTCGATCGGTAAACATTGCCCTGGTGAACGAGCTCAAGACGGTCTTCGACGCCATGGATATCGATGTCTGGGAGGTTATCGAAGCGGCCAAGACAAAACCCTTCGGATACATGCCATTCTATCCCGGGCCCGGTCTGGGCGGGCATTGCATCCCGCTGGATCCTTTTTTCCTCTCGTGGAAAGCCGCGGAACATGGGCGCTGGGCACGCTTCATTGAGCTGGCCGGCGAGATCAACACCTCGATGCCTGCATGGGTAGTAAGCAAGACCGCAGCTGCGCTCAACGACCACGGCAAGTCTGTCAAGAACTCGAAAATCCTAGTCTTAGGCCTGGCTTACAAGCCCAACGTCGACGACGACCGCGAATCGCCCTCGTACGAGCTCATCTCTGAGCTGTCCAGCCGCGGTGCGCTTGTCGACTATTGCGATCCCTATTTTCCGCGCACGGCACCCACTCGCAAATGGAATCTGGGCCTCGAATCGGTTGCTCTTTCCAACGAAACGCTTCGATCTTATGACGCCGTGGTTGTCGCCACCGCTCATGAGGAGTTCAAGGATCAGACTCTCTACGCTGGCGTTCCTCTGGTCATCGATACTCGGAACATCGTGCTATCCCAGGGGTCCGCCGATGTGGACATGACCCTGGTCAAGGCCTGA
- a CDS encoding polysaccharide biosynthesis tyrosine autokinase has product MDLREYLRVLRRQWVVVLVGLLLGTAVGVVIILRATPLYSSTARLFVSTPGSDSANAQMYQGGLFSQQRVTSYADLIKGSTVAERVLERIGSDESPAALVNQITATADPDSVILQITVTDPSPARAQLLAQSTAEVFTQYVGELESADDPSRSPIRANIVDDAGLPTNPVSPKPMITIGLGAVIGLLLGLAAAWLRETLDTTLKSIEEIQRITGAALLGSIFFDPAAVKKPLITGLSPHAPRVESFRVLRTNLQFLDVDQTSKTYAITSPMPGDGKTTTSINIALALAESGSRTILIETDLRRPKFGEYLNLESTVGLTTVLIGGAQLSDAIQPWGRTGLDVIASGVLPPNPAELLQSKAMAAVLEQVRRDYDAVVIDAPPVLPVTDAALIAAQTGGAILVVRHGKTTRDQAAQARQRLDSVGTQVLGTIFNFVPQRASSTYGYGYGYGYGYAPTTPVSGEVLLPGEPGDAVTSPPVETAQVSADQPAAGPGEDRRNGHASGSLSRAQT; this is encoded by the coding sequence GTGGATCTTCGGGAATATCTGCGGGTGCTGCGTCGACAGTGGGTGGTGGTGTTGGTCGGCCTACTGCTGGGGACCGCCGTGGGTGTCGTGATCATCCTGCGCGCGACGCCGCTGTACTCGTCGACGGCGCGGCTCTTCGTGTCCACCCCCGGCAGCGACAGTGCCAACGCCCAGATGTACCAGGGTGGGTTGTTCTCCCAACAGCGGGTGACTTCCTACGCCGACCTGATCAAGGGCTCGACCGTCGCGGAGCGCGTGCTGGAGCGGATCGGATCGGACGAGTCGCCCGCGGCGCTGGTCAACCAGATCACCGCCACCGCCGACCCGGACTCGGTGATTCTGCAGATCACGGTCACCGACCCGAGTCCGGCCCGAGCCCAGTTGTTGGCGCAGAGCACGGCGGAGGTGTTCACCCAGTATGTCGGCGAGCTGGAGAGCGCGGATGACCCCTCGCGATCGCCGATCCGGGCCAACATCGTGGATGACGCGGGACTTCCGACCAATCCGGTGTCGCCGAAGCCGATGATCACGATCGGTCTTGGAGCGGTCATCGGTCTGCTGCTGGGGTTGGCCGCTGCGTGGCTACGGGAGACGCTGGACACCACCCTGAAGTCGATCGAGGAGATCCAGCGCATCACCGGAGCCGCCCTGCTCGGATCCATCTTCTTCGATCCCGCCGCGGTCAAGAAGCCGCTGATCACTGGGTTGTCCCCGCACGCGCCACGGGTGGAATCGTTCCGGGTCCTGCGCACCAACCTGCAGTTCCTCGATGTCGACCAGACATCCAAGACGTACGCCATCACCAGCCCGATGCCCGGTGATGGGAAGACGACCACCTCCATCAACATCGCGCTCGCGCTGGCCGAGAGTGGCAGTCGCACGATCCTGATCGAGACCGACTTGCGTCGACCGAAGTTCGGCGAGTATCTGAATCTGGAGTCCACGGTGGGGCTGACCACCGTCCTGATCGGCGGTGCACAGCTCTCCGACGCGATCCAGCCATGGGGCCGAACCGGGCTGGATGTGATCGCCAGTGGCGTTCTGCCGCCCAACCCGGCGGAACTGCTGCAGTCCAAGGCAATGGCCGCCGTCCTGGAACAAGTGCGCCGGGACTACGACGCGGTCGTGATCGATGCGCCACCCGTCCTCCCGGTGACCGACGCCGCCCTGATCGCGGCCCAGACGGGCGGGGCGATCCTCGTGGTGCGCCATGGGAAGACCACCCGGGATCAGGCGGCGCAGGCCCGCCAGCGGCTGGACTCCGTCGGCACCCAGGTGTTGGGCACCATCTTCAACTTCGTGCCACAACGGGCCAGCTCGACCTACGGCTACGGGTACGGCTACGGATACGGGTACGCGCCCACCACGCCGGTGTCCGGCGAGGTGCTCTTGCCGGGTGAGCCCGGCGACGCGGTGACGAGCCCGCCGGTGGAGACCGCACAGGTCTCGGCCGATCAACCAGCGGCAGGTCCGGGTGAGGATCGTCGCAACGGGCACGCGTCCGGGTCGCTCTCTCGAGCGCAGACCTGA
- a CDS encoding putative bifunctional diguanylate cyclase/phosphodiesterase: protein MKMTLDDLVTSVATELMGVTISNLEAASRDLLHRLVDYFEVDLSFLRRNDHELGATVLVAEWPPREDIPDPDPLGVIYFAGADPTFAALENLKSVMTQRPSNDEKYQDRVRQGSGIQEVSLATVPLMTNDTTTGTLGFIKYGDREWLHDEINALQAVAALLAQLQARVAAEERLHYLAYHDELTTLATRRGLTDHLAKRLKPGAPGPVAVIFIDVDRLKALNSFLGHAAGDQYLHTLAHRLREAMPNDQLLARLGGDEFVSVILGPADEERARECAERLRIAANQPVQVGGEEITRGVSVGVALGVPGAADVSELMNQADQAMLQAKGNGGNAVCFFTAEMRRQNEIRTDIELHLVTAVRNDSLVLFFQPQVALESGTIDGVEALVRWPHPNLGLLPPSAFIDVIETTNLAGELGRWVIESGCRQLKAWHDRFPKDEPLTMSVNVSPAELLTTDFVATVRRTLVETGLDGQYLTLEITEKALVRDTEQALLTLRGLKEIGVKVAIDDFGTGYSSFAQLRALPVDELKIDRTFVSELGHNSNDLAIVRSIIGLADAFDLEIVAEGVETEVAAATLIALGCRRAQGFLFGAPRSAADLTTILDQRSASRSARAGRPSRPALIRIPTIR from the coding sequence ATGAAGATGACCTTGGACGACCTGGTGACGTCGGTGGCCACGGAGCTGATGGGGGTGACCATCTCCAACCTGGAGGCCGCCTCCCGCGACCTGCTGCACCGGTTGGTCGACTACTTCGAGGTCGACCTGAGCTTCCTGCGGCGCAACGACCACGAGCTGGGCGCCACTGTCCTGGTCGCCGAATGGCCGCCCCGGGAGGACATCCCGGATCCCGATCCGCTCGGGGTCATCTATTTCGCGGGCGCCGATCCGACTTTCGCCGCGCTGGAGAACCTGAAGTCGGTGATGACCCAGCGGCCCAGCAACGACGAGAAGTACCAGGACCGGGTGCGGCAGGGCTCGGGCATCCAGGAGGTGTCGCTGGCCACCGTGCCGTTGATGACCAACGACACGACCACCGGGACACTCGGTTTCATCAAGTACGGCGACCGGGAGTGGCTGCACGACGAGATCAATGCCCTGCAAGCGGTGGCCGCGCTGCTGGCCCAGCTGCAGGCGCGGGTGGCCGCCGAGGAACGGCTGCACTACCTGGCCTATCACGACGAGCTGACCACCTTGGCCACCCGCCGCGGGCTGACCGATCACCTGGCCAAGCGCCTCAAGCCGGGTGCCCCCGGACCGGTCGCGGTCATCTTCATCGACGTGGACCGGCTCAAGGCCCTCAACAGCTTCCTCGGCCATGCGGCGGGCGATCAGTACCTGCACACCCTGGCCCACCGGCTGCGGGAGGCGATGCCCAACGACCAGCTGCTGGCCCGGCTCGGCGGTGACGAGTTCGTCTCGGTCATCCTCGGCCCGGCCGATGAGGAGCGTGCCCGGGAGTGCGCGGAACGTCTGCGGATCGCCGCGAACCAGCCGGTGCAGGTCGGTGGCGAGGAGATCACGCGGGGAGTCAGCGTCGGCGTCGCCCTGGGCGTGCCCGGCGCCGCCGATGTCTCGGAGCTGATGAATCAGGCCGACCAGGCCATGCTGCAGGCCAAAGGCAATGGCGGCAATGCGGTCTGCTTCTTCACCGCAGAGATGCGGCGGCAGAACGAGATCCGCACCGACATCGAGCTGCACCTGGTCACCGCGGTGCGCAACGACTCCCTGGTCCTGTTCTTCCAGCCCCAGGTCGCGCTCGAATCGGGCACCATCGACGGGGTCGAGGCCCTGGTCCGCTGGCCGCATCCCAATCTGGGGCTGCTGCCCCCGAGTGCGTTCATCGACGTCATCGAGACCACCAACCTGGCCGGTGAACTCGGTCGCTGGGTGATCGAATCCGGCTGCCGGCAACTCAAGGCCTGGCACGATCGTTTCCCCAAGGACGAACCGCTGACGATGAGCGTGAACGTCTCCCCCGCCGAGCTGCTCACCACCGACTTCGTCGCCACCGTCCGCCGGACGTTGGTCGAGACCGGGCTCGACGGGCAGTACCTCACCCTGGAGATCACCGAGAAGGCACTGGTCCGGGACACCGAGCAGGCCCTGCTCACCCTGCGCGGGCTCAAGGAGATCGGCGTCAAGGTCGCCATCGACGACTTCGGCACCGGGTACAGCTCGTTCGCCCAGTTGCGGGCCCTGCCGGTGGACGAGTTGAAGATCGACCGCACCTTCGTCTCCGAATTGGGTCACAACTCCAACGATCTGGCCATCGTGCGGTCGATCATCGGGTTGGCCGACGCCTTCGACCTGGAGATCGTGGCCGAGGGTGTGGAGACCGAGGTAGCCGCGGCCACGCTGATCGCGCTGGGCTGCCGCCGGGCCCAGGGCTTCCTGTTCGGAGCTCCGCGGTCGGCCGCCGACCTGACGACGATCCTGGATCAGCGCAGCGCTTCCCGCTCCGCCCGGGCGGGCCGGCCCAGCCGGCCCGCACTGATCCGGATCCCCACCATTCGCTGA